Genomic DNA from Salinibacter pepae:
CCTTCAGGCCCGGCGTGTGGGCGAACCAGGCCTCCCGCGACTGCGAGTGGAACGGCCCGGCCCCGATGCCGCCGCCGAAGGGCGCGCGAATCGTCACGTTGACCGGCTGTCCCCACCGGTAGTGGGTGGTCGCCAGGTTGTTGACGGTCTGGTTGAAGCCACACGAGATGAAGTCGGCGTACTGCATCTCCACGACCGCCGGGAGGCCCTCAATGGACAGCCCCATCCCGGCCCCGAGGGCGCCGTCTTCGATGATCGGCGTGTTGCGGACGCGCTCCCTGCCAAACTCGTCGACGAAGCCGTCGGTCACCTTGAACGCCCCGCCGTACTCGGCAATGTCCTGCCCCATCACAATCACCTCGTCGTCGTCCCGCATCGCCGCCCGCAGGCCGTCCTGAAGGGCGTCGATGAAGCGCGTCTCCTCCGGGTCCGCATCGGGCGACGGCAGGTCCGGATCGGGCGACGGGGCAAAGACGGCGTCGCGCTCGGCCTCGGGGGTGCTGGTCACCGCCGGCCGGTCGAGGGCCCACTCCGCCAGCTCGTCGACCGCGGACTCGAGCTCGGCCCGGATGCTCTCCATCCGGTCGGCCCCGAGCAGCCCCTCCTCCCGCACCCGAGCGGCAAAGCGGTCGAGCGGGTCTTTTTCTTTCCACTCCTCGATGAGCTCGTCCGGGACGTACGCGGTGCCGGAGGCTTCCTCGTGGCCCCGCACGCGAAACGTTTTCATCTCCAGCAGCACCGGCCCCTCGGTCCGGGCGTGCGCCCGCGCCTCCCGAACCGCCTCGATGACAGCAAACACGTCGTTGCCGTCCACGATCATCCCCGGCATGTCGTAGCCGGCGGCCGCGTCGGCGATGTCGTCGGGGGCCACCGCCTCGTCGGTGGGCGTCGAGAGGCCGTAGCCGTTGTTCTCCACCAGGAAGAGGACCGGCAGGTCCCACACCGACGCCAGGTTGAGCGCCTCGTGGAAGTCGCCCTCGCGGGTGCCCCCGTCGCCACAGAACGCGCAGGCGACCCGGTCCGCCTCCCGGAACCGAACGGCCTGCCCCAGCCCGCACGCCACCGGCAGCATGGCGGCCATGTGCGAGATCATGCCCACCAGGTTTTTCTCCGGCAGCCCGAAGTGAAAAGTCCGGTCCCGGCCGTTCGTAAAGCCCCCCTTCTTCCCCATCAACTGGCAAAAGAGGCGCTCCCGGTCGACGTCGCGCGTGGTCCACACGCCGAGGTTGCGGTGCATCGGCAGGATGTAGTCCCGGTCGTCCAGCGCCCAGGCGGTGCCCGCGGCGACGGCCTCCTGCCCGTACCCGCTAAACCATTTCGCGATGCGCCCCTGCCGGATGAGCGTCAGCATCTTTTCCTCGATGACGCGGGGCTCGAGGAGCGCCCGGAAGAGCGCCTCGGCGTCGAGGGCAGGGCCCGTATTGACAGATGACTCTGGGGAGGACATGTATCTCGTAGTTCGGAACGAAGACTGACGATGAGCGCTGCGAACAGAGGGCGGGCGAGACAAGGGCCGCTCGAAGCATGCCCCCTCGGCTTGCTTCTATTCCAGTCGGAAGGTGAAGGTGATCGTGCCGGTCTGGGTTTCCTGGGGCGCCCCCGGCGGCAGTGCGTTGAAGCGCCACTGTTGCAGGGCGTCCATGACGGCGGCCTCCAGTTCGGGATTGCCCTTGAGGAGGGGCACGCGCCGCACGATGCGCCCGTCCGGGTTGACGGTAATCCGAACCCGGATGCGGGCGTTCACCTTCTCGGCGTACTGCGGAAGGGGCGCCCGCTCGGGATCCCGGTCCAGCCCCTCAATGTCGTAGGGCGCAGCGGCCTCTTCCTGGGAGCCCGACCCCGGATCGCCCGATTCGTCACCGGGCTCCTCACTCGGCTCCTGCTGGTCGGCCTGCTGTTCCGTCTCGGGCTGGGCCTCGGCCTCCGGCACGGTCGTCTCCTCCTCGGTCGGCGGCACGGACTCCTCGCTCTGCTCCTCCTCCGGAAGGTTGACCGGCTCCGACGCGGGCTCCTCCGCCGTCTCGTCGGGCTCGGCCTCCGGCTCGGGCGCCTCCTCCCGCGGCTCCGGCGTCGTCGTGTTCTCCACCGGCTCGGTGGCCTCCACCGGCTGCCCGGGCGAGAACTCGCCGAATTCCACCTCCACGTAGCCGAGCTGGGCCGGGCGGGGGCGCGACGCCGTCAGGGAGGCGAAGAGAAGGGCGAGCCCCCCGTGGAGGATAACGGTGGTGGCGACCCCGATCCAATCGCTACGGGACATGGGACGCGCGCAGTTGTGGAAGCAGGCGGGCGATCAGTGTTGCCGGTCGTAGAGACGTTGGACGGCCTCGGCCCCACAAAAGTTCGTCGCGTCGGCCCTTTGCTGCGACCTCAGATCTCGTCAGCCGGCGTGGTCGAAGCGCGTCACGCCGTCGCGGACGAAGCGGCCCTCGTCGGGCACGTACCGCCGTTCCTCCACGGAGAAGGCCTCCGGCCCCACGGAGACGACGTTGTAGAAGTTGATCGGGCCCGTCGGTTCGCGCCAGCGATTGCTCGTTGCCGTGCCCGCGCTGGCAACGACGATGCGCGGGGTGCCCGGGATGATTTCGAGGGGCTGGATTGCGGAGATGTGGAGGTGCCCGCAGAGAATGAGGTCGATGCCCACCTCGCCCGCCACCGCGAGGGTCTGCTCGGCCTGCCGGGCCACGGGGTGTGGGCTGATGGGCCCGATGGCCGTGGGGTGGAGCTGGTGGTGCACCACGAGCACCTTGAAGCGGTCGTCCCCTGTCCCCGAGAAGAACGTGCGCATGGCACTCCGGTCGGCCGGGCCGATGCGCCCCCCTTTGATCGACGGCCCGTACGCGGACGTGAGGCCGAGGACCGATACGTCCTGGGCCTCGAAGGTCGGGGCGAGGTCGTCCGTAATGAACTGCTTGTAGCGCTCCAGGGGCGTCCGGAGTCGCTTTAGGGGGCGCCACCACGGGTAGACGTCGTGGTTGCCCGCCACGACGAGGGTGGGCGGGGCCAGCGCGTCGAGCAGGTCTCGGGCCGCCCTGTACTCCGCCGGACGGGCCCGCTGTGTGAGGTCGCCGCTCACCGCGACGAGGTCGATGCCCGCCGCGTTGATCTCGTCCAGAAGCGCCTCCACCACTCCGGCGTCCGCAATGCGCCCGAAGTGGAGGTCGGAGATGTGAGCAATGGTCATAGCGCCGAACGCGGGCCTCGTAACCGTTCCACGCTACAGCAACAGGTTCATCGGCTCCTCCAGGTACGACTTCACGGTGTCGAGGAAGTGAGCCCCCTTGGCCCCATCCACGACGCGGTGGTCGCAGGAGAGGGTCACCTTCATGCGCGTGCCCGGCACCACCTCGCCGTCCTCCACGACGGGGGTGTCGCGGATTTCGCCGATCGCCAGGATGGCCGAGTTGGGCGGGTTGATGATGGCCGTAAACTCCTCGATGCCGAACATGCCGAGGTTGCTCGTGGTGAAGGTCGCCCCTTCAAACTCCTCCGGCTCCAGGTCGCGGTCCCGCGCCCGCTCGGCCAGGGCCCGCGTCTCGCGGGCGAGCTCCGAGAGCCCCTTCCGGTCCGCGTCACGAATGACAGGGGTGATCAGCCCCTCGTCGATGGCGACGGCAATGCCGATGTGCACGCGGTTGTGCTTGTGGATTTCGCCCTCGTCGGGACGGTAGGCGGCGTTGACGTACGGGTGGTCGTGCAGCGAGAGGGCACACGCCTTGGTGATGAAGTCGTTGAAGGAGATTTTCGCGCGGCCCTGCTCCTCCGCCAGCTCGTTGAGGTCCTCGCGCACCTCGATCGCGCGCTCCACGTCGATGTCGACCGTCAGGTAATAGTGCGGGGCCGAGTACTTGCTCTCCGCAAGGCGCCGGGCGATGGTCTCCCGCATCTGCGTAATGCCTTCGGACTCGTACGCGGCCTCCTCGTCCGGCATCGCGTAGGACGGCGCCTCGGGGACGGACGGCTCGGGCTGGGGCGCCGGCTCCGGTTCGGGCGTCGGCTCCGGTTCGGTTGTCGGCTCCGGTTTGGGCGTCGATTCGGGCGCGGCCTCCTGCTTCTCGACATGGGTTTCCACGTCCCGACGCACGATGCGCTCCTCGGGCCCCGATCCCTCAACCTGCGCCAGTTCCACGCCGTGCTCCTGCGCAATGCGGCGGGCCAGGGGAGACGCCTTGATGCGGCGCCCCTCCGCGTCGGTCCCGGCGGGCACCGGCTCCGGCGTCCGTTCGGACAACTGCCCGTCCCCACTCGGCTCCGGCGCGGGCTCGGGCTCCACCTCCGGCTCGGCCGATGCGTCCTCGGCGTCGGCGTCCGGCTCGGCGTCGGCGTCCGGGTCGGCCTCGGGCTCCGCGGTTGCGGCCCCGTCCCCGCCGGCGTCATCCACGAGGTCGGAGATGTCCTCTCCGGCCTCCCCAATCACGGCGATCAGCTCCCCGATGGGCACGGCGTCGCCCTCCCCAATCACTTGTTTGAGCAGCACCCCCTCGTCAAAGGCCTCCAGGTCCATCGTGGCCTTGTCGGTCTCCACCTGCGCGAGCACGTCGCCCGCCGACACCTCCTCGCCCTCGTCCACGAGCCAGGCGGAAAGCACCCCCTCCTCCATGGTGTCGCTCAGCTTGGGCATTTCGATTGGAATCGCCATAAATCAGTGTCGATTTTCGGGTTGCGAATGTCGAATGTGGGTTGACCGGAGTGTCGAACGTCCAATTCGAAATTCGACACTCGCAATTCGTCATTGAGCGTACAGGACCCGGAGGCACTTGTCGACCGTCTCGTCGGCGCCCGGCATGTACGCGTCCATGAGGTTCGGCGCGTACGGGGCCGGGGTGTCCGGGGCGGTCACCCGCAGGATGGGCGCGTCGAGGTAGTCGAACGCACGGTCCTGCACCTGATGGGTGATCTCCGAGGCCACGCTGGTGAAGGGGGTGCTCTCGTCGATGACGACCAGCCGATTGGTCTTCACGACCGACTCCACGATCGTCTCGATGTCGAGCGGCTTGATGGTGCGCGGGTCAATCACTTCCGCCTCGTAGCCCTGCTCTTCGAGGGCCTCC
This window encodes:
- a CDS encoding TonB family protein; translation: MSRSDWIGVATTVILHGGLALLFASLTASRPRPAQLGYVEVEFGEFSPGQPVEATEPVENTTTPEPREEAPEPEAEPDETAEEPASEPVNLPEEEQSEESVPPTEEETTVPEAEAQPETEQQADQQEPSEEPGDESGDPGSGSQEEAAAPYDIEGLDRDPERAPLPQYAEKVNARIRVRITVNPDGRIVRRVPLLKGNPELEAAVMDALQQWRFNALPPGAPQETQTGTITFTFRLE
- a CDS encoding pyruvate dehydrogenase complex dihydrolipoamide acetyltransferase, which codes for MAIPIEMPKLSDTMEEGVLSAWLVDEGEEVSAGDVLAQVETDKATMDLEAFDEGVLLKQVIGEGDAVPIGELIAVIGEAGEDISDLVDDAGGDGAATAEPEADPDADAEPDADAEDASAEPEVEPEPAPEPSGDGQLSERTPEPVPAGTDAEGRRIKASPLARRIAQEHGVELAQVEGSGPEERIVRRDVETHVEKQEAAPESTPKPEPTTEPEPTPEPEPAPQPEPSVPEAPSYAMPDEEAAYESEGITQMRETIARRLAESKYSAPHYYLTVDIDVERAIEVREDLNELAEEQGRAKISFNDFITKACALSLHDHPYVNAAYRPDEGEIHKHNRVHIGIAVAIDEGLITPVIRDADRKGLSELARETRALAERARDRDLEPEEFEGATFTTSNLGMFGIEEFTAIINPPNSAILAIGEIRDTPVVEDGEVVPGTRMKVTLSCDHRVVDGAKGAHFLDTVKSYLEEPMNLLL
- a CDS encoding alpha-ketoacid dehydrogenase subunit alpha/beta encodes the protein MSSPESSVNTGPALDAEALFRALLEPRVIEEKMLTLIRQGRIAKWFSGYGQEAVAAGTAWALDDRDYILPMHRNLGVWTTRDVDRERLFCQLMGKKGGFTNGRDRTFHFGLPEKNLVGMISHMAAMLPVACGLGQAVRFREADRVACAFCGDGGTREGDFHEALNLASVWDLPVLFLVENNGYGLSTPTDEAVAPDDIADAAAGYDMPGMIVDGNDVFAVIEAVREARAHARTEGPVLLEMKTFRVRGHEEASGTAYVPDELIEEWKEKDPLDRFAARVREEGLLGADRMESIRAELESAVDELAEWALDRPAVTSTPEAERDAVFAPSPDPDLPSPDADPEETRFIDALQDGLRAAMRDDDEVIVMGQDIAEYGGAFKVTDGFVDEFGRERVRNTPIIEDGALGAGMGLSIEGLPAVVEMQYADFISCGFNQTVNNLATTHYRWGQPVNVTIRAPFGGGIGAGPFHSQSREAWFAHTPGLKVVVPATPRDAKGLLRTAVADPNPVLFFEHKKLYRSVRGAVPTEAYTLPFGEARVAREGADATIVTYGVGVHWALAEAEHQAEANGVELEVVDLRTLVPWDRETVRQSLDKTNCLLVLHEASRTAGFGAEVAAELGEIGFELLDAPITRVAAEDLPVPNAKPLEDEIFSAEARLRPKVEDLLAF
- a CDS encoding metallophosphoesterase family protein, with product MTIAHISDLHFGRIADAGVVEALLDEINAAGIDLVAVSGDLTQRARPAEYRAARDLLDALAPPTLVVAGNHDVYPWWRPLKRLRTPLERYKQFITDDLAPTFEAQDVSVLGLTSAYGPSIKGGRIGPADRSAMRTFFSGTGDDRFKVLVVHHQLHPTAIGPISPHPVARQAEQTLAVAGEVGIDLILCGHLHISAIQPLEIIPGTPRIVVASAGTATSNRWREPTGPINFYNVVSVGPEAFSVEERRYVPDEGRFVRDGVTRFDHAG